From a region of the Fibrobacter sp. UWB16 genome:
- a CDS encoding CCA tRNA nucleotidyltransferase has protein sequence MPSIVTLAGKTFEPDLPRRLLSIAGEIREAGGRAFLVGGWVRDALLGKDCRDYDVEVYDLTQDELVPILKKYGRTNLVGKAFGVIHLAMKGLSLDFSFPRTESKVGYGHRGFVVHTDEKLSFKEAALRRDFTINAMGMELPELTLCDPYGGIDDLKKGLLRHVGPAFVEDSLRILRGVQFASRFALRLAPETIELCQTLSLEDLSIERLFEEFKKWLLKPGKPSLGLRAFLDIKLNEFFPEVLPLRGSWEDLGEMLDNMEGLRRSFVNVSAEAAGGAVGDAKCAPLSDDQVMEFAFAAFLSGSPETSLKFLERITNESHLVKNVPALLAAFKTLDFAIVSDAPALRRMAVKLGGLKLLSLLVKATPRKYYAAAGAPEFPEQLWQAAADLDLLNAAPQPFLMGKMLMDLGFKPGKQMGETIKQSFELQLDGKIKNAEEAIEWVRSQTKERL, from the coding sequence ATGCCGAGTATCGTGACTCTTGCAGGCAAGACGTTTGAACCGGACTTGCCTAGACGCTTGCTTTCTATCGCAGGTGAAATCCGTGAAGCGGGTGGCCGCGCCTTTTTAGTGGGCGGCTGGGTGCGCGATGCGCTTTTGGGCAAGGATTGCCGTGATTACGATGTTGAAGTTTACGACCTCACGCAAGATGAACTTGTCCCGATTTTAAAGAAGTACGGCCGCACAAATCTTGTGGGTAAGGCGTTTGGCGTGATCCATTTGGCGATGAAAGGCCTTTCGCTCGATTTCTCGTTCCCGCGTACCGAAAGCAAGGTTGGCTATGGTCATCGCGGTTTCGTAGTGCATACGGATGAAAAGCTCTCGTTCAAGGAAGCGGCTCTCCGCCGTGACTTTACCATCAATGCGATGGGCATGGAGCTTCCGGAACTTACGCTGTGCGACCCGTACGGCGGCATTGACGACTTGAAGAAAGGTTTGTTGCGCCATGTGGGCCCTGCCTTTGTCGAAGATTCGCTGCGCATTTTGCGTGGCGTGCAGTTTGCAAGTCGTTTTGCGCTTAGACTTGCGCCCGAGACGATTGAACTTTGCCAGACGCTTTCGCTCGAAGACCTTTCTATCGAACGTTTGTTCGAAGAATTCAAGAAGTGGCTCTTGAAGCCGGGCAAGCCGTCGCTTGGCTTGCGCGCTTTCCTGGACATCAAGCTGAACGAGTTTTTCCCGGAAGTTTTACCGCTGCGTGGCTCCTGGGAAGACCTGGGCGAGATGCTCGACAACATGGAGGGCTTGCGCAGGAGCTTTGTGAATGTGAGTGCTGAAGCGGCTGGTGGAGCTGTTGGTGACGCCAAGTGCGCACCGCTTTCGGACGATCAGGTGATGGAATTTGCGTTTGCCGCGTTCCTCAGCGGGAGTCCTGAAACGTCTCTCAAGTTCCTCGAACGCATTACGAACGAATCGCACTTGGTCAAGAACGTCCCGGCGCTGCTTGCGGCATTTAAGACGCTCGATTTTGCAATTGTAAGTGATGCGCCGGCGCTTCGCCGCATGGCGGTGAAGCTGGGTGGCTTAAAGCTGTTGAGCCTGCTTGTGAAAGCCACCCCGCGTAAGTATTACGCCGCCGCCGGCGCCCCGGAATTCCCGGAACAGCTTTGGCAAGCTGCTGCAGATCTCGATTTGCTCAATGCAGCTCCGCAGCCATTCCTCATGGGCAAAATGCTTATGGATTTGGGATTCAAGCCGGGCAAGCAGATGGGCGAAACTATCAAGCAAAGCTTTGAGCTCCAGCTCGACGGTAAAATCAAGAACGCCGAAGAAGCAATCGAGTGGGTTCGGAGTCAGACGAAAGAACGGCTCTAA
- a CDS encoding glycosyltransferase, producing the protein MGGIILACLTALYALLFLFFIVGLLKTHRYKGPKATPSVSVVIPMRNEEEFAERTLEAVAAQDYVGEWEVICVDDRSTDRTREILEKFAATHPRFRVLSLPQNLPQIASPKKRALESAFKIAKNEVLLTMDADCIPRKSWITAMAGRFVDGICIVQGPKQNNGTRSMPHLYQKLETLGYTAMEAAGFSLGRPIVASAACLAYKKDLFFKVGGFGDLINLSSGDDDMLIHKMMKIPGTKVCYNLDKDAVIETAPVHTWKQLFNQRARWSSNGTNYESKSYILLLTLIYTYYIWMFVSPWCAIFLDFPWQWCVFSILPKIVVDFVFLSIASWKLKSKRRMLAFLPVELIQIPMIVFCVPAGISGMFRWK; encoded by the coding sequence ATGGGTGGCATTATTCTCGCATGCCTGACTGCGCTCTATGCGCTACTGTTCCTATTCTTCATAGTAGGACTGTTAAAGACGCATCGCTATAAAGGCCCGAAAGCCACCCCAAGCGTCTCGGTCGTGATCCCGATGCGAAATGAAGAGGAATTTGCCGAACGCACACTCGAAGCGGTCGCCGCCCAGGACTACGTTGGCGAATGGGAAGTGATTTGCGTCGATGACCGTTCTACCGACCGCACGCGCGAGATTCTCGAAAAGTTCGCTGCCACGCACCCGCGTTTCCGCGTTTTAAGCCTCCCGCAAAACTTACCGCAAATTGCAAGTCCCAAGAAGCGCGCGCTCGAAAGTGCCTTCAAGATTGCGAAAAACGAAGTGCTATTGACGATGGATGCCGACTGCATCCCGCGCAAGAGCTGGATTACCGCCATGGCCGGGCGATTTGTCGATGGCATCTGCATTGTACAAGGGCCAAAACAGAACAACGGCACACGTTCGATGCCGCACCTCTACCAGAAACTCGAAACGCTCGGTTACACCGCGATGGAAGCGGCAGGTTTTAGCCTTGGACGCCCGATTGTCGCCAGTGCGGCATGCCTTGCATACAAGAAGGACCTGTTCTTTAAAGTCGGCGGGTTCGGAGACCTCATCAACCTCTCGAGTGGCGATGACGACATGCTCATCCACAAGATGATGAAAATCCCGGGAACGAAGGTCTGCTACAATCTCGACAAGGATGCAGTGATCGAGACAGCCCCGGTGCATACGTGGAAGCAGCTCTTCAACCAGCGCGCCCGCTGGAGCAGCAACGGCACAAACTACGAAAGCAAATCGTACATCCTTTTGCTCACGCTCATTTACACGTACTACATCTGGATGTTCGTGAGTCCATGGTGCGCTATATTCCTCGACTTTCCGTGGCAATGGTGCGTGTTCAGCATTCTGCCCAAGATTGTCGTGGACTTTGTATTCTTGAGCATCGCCTCTTGGAAACTCAAGTCCAAGCGCCGCATGCTCGCGTTCTTGCCTGTAGAGCTTATCCAAATCCCGATGATTGTGTTCTGCGTCCCCGCAGGAATCTCGGGAATGTTTAGATGGAAATAA
- the lpxA gene encoding acyl-ACP--UDP-N-acetylglucosamine O-acyltransferase, with translation MLHPSAFVHPNANVHESAVIGPWCVVDENAEIGENVVLESRVRVYGGVTIKSNTHVYDGAILGAPPQDLKYAGEPTRLEIGENCIIREYTTLNRGTVQGGGCTCIAPHVLIMAYAHVGHDCQIGEGAVIANGCQLGGHVRIGKFATLGGTTAVQQRNQVGAYAFVGGTLKVDYDVPPCSRAFGNPLRFASLNLHALRLHADEFPPERIAFFERAFRELYRGKRPAAEVIEELKKGPEPLFQAFFDDHWGGSLVRP, from the coding sequence ATGCTCCATCCATCCGCTTTTGTTCATCCGAATGCCAACGTCCACGAGTCTGCCGTTATCGGCCCCTGGTGCGTTGTCGATGAAAATGCGGAAATTGGCGAAAATGTGGTGCTTGAATCGCGCGTGCGCGTTTACGGCGGTGTGACCATCAAATCAAATACGCACGTTTACGATGGGGCTATCCTCGGTGCGCCTCCGCAAGACCTCAAGTACGCAGGGGAGCCGACTCGCCTTGAAATTGGCGAAAACTGCATCATTCGTGAATACACGACGCTCAATCGCGGCACAGTTCAGGGCGGTGGTTGCACTTGCATTGCGCCACACGTACTCATCATGGCTTACGCCCATGTGGGGCACGACTGTCAAATCGGCGAAGGGGCGGTCATCGCGAACGGATGCCAGCTCGGCGGCCACGTACGCATTGGCAAGTTTGCGACCCTCGGCGGCACCACGGCAGTACAGCAGAGGAACCAGGTGGGCGCCTACGCTTTTGTGGGCGGTACGCTCAAGGTCGATTACGACGTTCCACCTTGCAGCCGTGCATTCGGGAACCCGCTCCGCTTTGCTTCCCTCAACCTCCATGCGCTCCGCTTGCATGCTGATGAATTCCCGCCTGAACGTATCGCATTTTTTGAACGTGCTTTCCGCGAACTTTACCGCGGCAAACGCCCGGCTGCCGAAGTCATCGAGGAACTGAAAAAAGGCCCGGAACCTCTGTTCCAAGCCTTCTTTGATGATCACTGGGGCGGTTCTCTCGTTCGCCCGTAA
- a CDS encoding glycoside hydrolase family 5 protein: MFKKLLSAMAIGCTFWACGTTDAPPEYDPSKDASQNAAVPVDYTLGRTMNAILGRGINLGNSWESDGYDDGAWSNPIRDTDFAIIKAAGFNSVRIPVRWQNGSDYTSHTVDPQRLAGVLEDIRLAIANGLAVVVNFHHYTQLNCAGGGGNESDGTKCQYDAAKFQAEKTHFLGMWAQVAAAMGEFQDNQVVLEILNEPTIPYEDVVDKLMNDAYSVIRTYAPGKTIMFESYHAAKFADLSILHLPLDGNIIYSGHYYEPYQYSHQGHGYNCVGDNAKNITASRDLASYAKTALTLYPDIDGVHHVPMNMGEFGIAGGDVSPCDWQGGTGPSEAGKAEWANAAAKAAILNDMSFHYWGFGYTGGFDAYDPGSEKWHTGFPQALIF; the protein is encoded by the coding sequence ATGTTTAAAAAACTTCTTTCTGCAATGGCTATCGGCTGCACATTCTGGGCTTGCGGTACCACGGATGCACCACCAGAATACGACCCAAGCAAAGACGCAAGCCAAAACGCAGCAGTCCCTGTGGACTACACCCTGGGTAGAACGATGAACGCTATTCTCGGACGAGGCATCAATCTGGGCAACTCCTGGGAATCTGACGGTTACGATGATGGCGCCTGGAGTAACCCCATCCGCGATACAGATTTCGCCATTATCAAGGCAGCAGGCTTTAATTCCGTGCGAATTCCGGTCCGCTGGCAGAACGGCTCTGACTACACAAGCCACACGGTCGACCCGCAACGCCTTGCAGGTGTTTTGGAAGATATCCGACTCGCCATCGCGAACGGCCTTGCCGTAGTCGTGAACTTCCATCACTATACCCAATTGAATTGCGCCGGTGGTGGCGGAAACGAAAGCGACGGCACCAAATGCCAATATGACGCCGCAAAGTTCCAAGCCGAAAAGACACACTTCCTCGGCATGTGGGCACAAGTGGCGGCAGCCATGGGCGAATTTCAGGACAACCAGGTGGTACTCGAAATCCTGAACGAACCCACGATTCCTTATGAGGACGTCGTGGACAAGCTGATGAATGACGCCTACAGTGTCATCCGCACATACGCTCCGGGCAAGACGATTATGTTCGAATCTTACCATGCGGCAAAATTTGCAGACCTTTCCATACTGCATTTGCCGCTAGACGGAAACATCATATATAGTGGTCACTACTACGAACCTTACCAGTATAGCCATCAGGGACACGGCTACAACTGCGTTGGCGATAACGCAAAGAACATTACCGCATCACGCGACCTCGCTAGCTACGCCAAGACGGCTCTAACGCTCTATCCGGACATTGACGGAGTCCACCACGTTCCTATGAACATGGGCGAATTTGGCATTGCAGGTGGTGACGTAAGCCCCTGCGACTGGCAAGGCGGAACAGGCCCGAGCGAAGCCGGCAAGGCCGAATGGGCAAATGCAGCAGCAAAGGCCGCCATCCTGAACGATATGTCGTTCCACTACTGGGGATTTGGCTACACAGGCGGATTTGACGCTTACGACCCAGGTTCCGAAAAGTGGCACACGGGATTCCCGCAGGCACTCATTTTCTAG
- a CDS encoding carbohydrate binding domain-containing protein, whose translation MNGNFKKAIWKSALAAMLLASSSFAGYGFSDYRDRDQSHFVMKDPKPFRPDKEVVTVVMREAIPRGGGYTYQYPRENPEPVLTDKYAMEGALSMEIELIASDYSGVAICIAGSVDLTPYLEEGVLEFWLKGAQGGENALFVLVDDGVKSNGESLQVKLRSKSLGEITTEWKHFSIPLKLFGNTGVYWDAKNTREVMLPFAWSNFKGFRLEVRKDENESFKVWIDDIVIKKHGKPYEGPAHYPFRNEI comes from the coding sequence ATGAATGGAAACTTTAAAAAAGCCATTTGGAAGTCCGCTCTAGCGGCGATGCTTCTTGCTTCATCTTCTTTCGCTGGCTACGGTTTTAGCGATTATCGCGACCGCGACCAGTCCCACTTTGTCATGAAGGATCCTAAGCCGTTCCGTCCTGATAAGGAAGTTGTCACCGTTGTCATGCGCGAAGCAATTCCGCGTGGTGGTGGCTATACCTACCAGTATCCGCGTGAAAACCCCGAACCGGTACTCACGGATAAGTACGCTATGGAAGGTGCACTCTCCATGGAAATCGAACTTATCGCGAGCGACTATTCCGGTGTCGCTATTTGTATTGCGGGTTCTGTGGATTTGACGCCTTACCTCGAAGAAGGTGTTCTCGAATTTTGGCTTAAAGGTGCCCAGGGTGGCGAAAACGCATTGTTCGTACTCGTCGATGACGGCGTGAAGAGCAACGGCGAATCCCTCCAGGTGAAGCTCCGCTCCAAGAGCCTTGGTGAAATTACGACAGAATGGAAGCACTTCAGCATTCCTCTGAAGCTCTTCGGCAATACCGGTGTTTACTGGGATGCCAAGAACACGCGCGAAGTGATGCTCCCGTTCGCATGGTCCAACTTCAAGGGTTTCCGTCTCGAAGTCCGCAAGGATGAAAACGAATCCTTCAAGGTTTGGATTGACGATATTGTGATTAAGAAGCATGGCAAGCCGTACGAAGGCCCGGCTCATTATCCGTTCCGTAACGAGATTTAA
- a CDS encoding glycoside hydrolase family 18 protein, protein MNFKVITLALAMGAAMAQAAADKVIGFYPYWSQYSQFYAKDIRYNLVTDIHYMSITPTAEGTVAFADEYDADNFKNLVSMSKENGVKLIVSVGGMEAESSLKAIASSDETLSTFVSNVKEWLSTNGGDGVELDWQNLTTDDSEDYAKMLNALVDGLSGSTVTAVIYPALGLDAYKAEALNRAAYVDVFMADLMNESESSLVPNQSANSVQETLDAVVAAGVNKDLLAPVVFLYGKSFAGAKGLGSSHTGVGSGNEGYLPYAELMNRFDTPDYTVTFDEATKSEVAVSETESIVFMGIPSVKAVAQHVKSEGMAGVAVYDLSQDHYEPIVSLLVTVGLELRPGVNYKASKK, encoded by the coding sequence ATGAACTTTAAAGTTATTACATTGGCTCTTGCCATGGGCGCTGCAATGGCCCAGGCTGCCGCTGACAAAGTGATTGGCTTCTATCCGTATTGGAGTCAGTATTCTCAGTTCTATGCCAAGGATATCCGCTACAATCTCGTGACCGACATCCACTACATGTCTATCACTCCGACTGCAGAAGGTACGGTTGCTTTTGCTGACGAATACGATGCCGACAACTTCAAGAACCTTGTAAGCATGTCCAAGGAAAATGGCGTGAAGCTGATTGTTTCCGTGGGCGGCATGGAAGCTGAATCTAGCCTCAAGGCTATCGCTTCTTCTGACGAGACTCTTTCCACGTTTGTTTCGAATGTGAAGGAATGGCTCTCCACGAATGGTGGCGATGGCGTTGAACTCGACTGGCAGAACCTCACGACGGACGATTCCGAAGATTACGCCAAGATGCTGAACGCCTTGGTCGATGGTCTTTCGGGCTCTACTGTGACGGCTGTGATTTACCCGGCTTTGGGCTTGGACGCCTACAAGGCCGAAGCCTTGAACCGCGCCGCTTACGTGGATGTGTTCATGGCTGACCTTATGAACGAAAGCGAAAGCAGCCTCGTTCCGAACCAGAGCGCAAACTCTGTGCAGGAAACGCTTGACGCTGTTGTAGCCGCCGGCGTGAACAAGGATCTCCTTGCTCCGGTGGTGTTCCTTTACGGTAAGTCCTTTGCTGGTGCCAAGGGCCTCGGCTCTAGCCACACAGGCGTTGGAAGTGGCAATGAAGGCTACCTCCCGTACGCAGAACTCATGAACCGCTTCGATACTCCGGATTACACGGTGACTTTCGATGAAGCAACCAAGTCCGAAGTGGCTGTGAGCGAAACCGAATCTATCGTGTTCATGGGTATCCCGTCTGTGAAGGCTGTGGCTCAGCACGTGAAGAGCGAAGGCATGGCAGGCGTTGCCGTGTACGACCTCTCCCAGGACCACTACGAACCGATCGTCTCGCTCCTCGTGACGGTTGGTCTCGAACTCCGTCCGGGCGTGAACTACAAGGCTTCCAAGAAGTAA
- a CDS encoding glycoside hydrolase family 9 protein — protein sequence MRKHLVAALAFAVPTMAIPLMNQLGFAPESEKTVVIPGNDANPLEVRDMAGNTVLTLEAPMVYDWDYSGEEVQTYDISSIKKPGTYRLYRDGYIGNPVVIGENVYEDLTKAALKWFYYQRAGMALDTRYAGKWARAAGHIDDSVTVYGTDLPTATVVAQSKGKPAPKKADPKIIKSQRGWYDAGDYGKYIVNSGITVFTLLELYEHFPAFMDTLQWNIPREFPKMPALLEEIRWNLDWMLSMQDKDGAVYHKLTSLKFGSSTMPEIDGAKRYAIEKSLTATLDFAAVMAQASRVYAPFDKAFADRMLKASGAAYYWAKHNPKALYKQPSDVQTGDYTYGGEDGKDEFAFAATELFRATKKKNYLNDLSAYKLRSDGPWWGDVNMLAVYHVALDSADFGAKLGGAARKALLAAANELRAIGDTSAYRLPATPSSWNWGSNSAMANNGIVLLHAYYVTGDKSYLDGAQQCLDYLLGKNPIEMTYVTGFGYRSPRNPHHRVSESDFVDDPVPGMLVGGPHLGKQDINLDGKELWKCPNYAVADKPALAYIDNRCSYATNEVAINWNAPLAYLAGALQAIYVGHANAVVK from the coding sequence ATGCGTAAACATCTAGTAGCTGCGTTAGCGTTTGCTGTGCCGACAATGGCTATCCCCCTGATGAACCAGCTTGGCTTTGCCCCCGAATCCGAAAAGACGGTCGTCATCCCCGGTAACGATGCGAACCCACTCGAAGTCCGTGACATGGCGGGCAACACGGTGCTTACGCTCGAAGCTCCGATGGTCTATGACTGGGATTATAGCGGCGAAGAAGTCCAGACGTACGATATTTCTTCGATTAAGAAGCCGGGCACGTACCGTTTGTATAGAGACGGCTATATCGGCAACCCGGTCGTGATTGGCGAGAACGTCTATGAAGATTTGACGAAGGCTGCCCTCAAGTGGTTCTACTACCAGCGTGCAGGCATGGCTCTCGATACGCGCTATGCAGGCAAGTGGGCTCGTGCCGCTGGCCACATTGACGATAGCGTGACGGTTTACGGTACGGATTTGCCGACGGCGACGGTTGTGGCGCAGTCCAAGGGCAAGCCTGCTCCCAAGAAGGCTGACCCGAAGATTATCAAGTCGCAGCGCGGCTGGTACGATGCCGGTGACTACGGCAAGTATATTGTGAACTCGGGCATTACCGTGTTTACGCTTTTGGAACTTTATGAACACTTCCCGGCATTCATGGATACGCTCCAGTGGAACATCCCGCGTGAATTCCCGAAGATGCCGGCGCTCCTCGAAGAAATCCGCTGGAATCTGGACTGGATGCTTTCGATGCAGGACAAGGACGGCGCTGTTTACCACAAGCTCACGTCGCTCAAGTTCGGCTCCAGCACGATGCCTGAAATTGATGGCGCCAAGCGTTACGCCATTGAAAAGAGCTTGACTGCAACGCTTGACTTTGCAGCAGTGATGGCTCAGGCTTCTCGCGTGTATGCTCCGTTCGACAAGGCTTTTGCTGACCGCATGCTCAAGGCTTCTGGTGCCGCCTATTACTGGGCAAAGCACAATCCGAAGGCCTTGTACAAACAGCCCTCCGATGTGCAGACCGGCGACTATACGTATGGCGGCGAAGACGGCAAGGATGAATTTGCCTTTGCTGCAACGGAACTTTTCCGCGCCACAAAGAAGAAGAATTACCTCAATGACTTGAGCGCTTACAAGCTCAGAAGCGATGGACCGTGGTGGGGCGATGTGAACATGCTCGCCGTTTACCATGTGGCTCTTGATTCTGCGGACTTTGGCGCAAAGCTCGGTGGTGCCGCTCGCAAGGCTTTGCTTGCCGCTGCAAACGAACTTCGTGCAATTGGCGATACGAGCGCTTACAGACTCCCTGCAACTCCGTCGAGCTGGAACTGGGGCAGTAACAGTGCCATGGCAAATAACGGAATCGTGTTGCTCCACGCTTATTACGTCACGGGCGACAAGAGCTACTTGGATGGCGCCCAGCAGTGCCTCGATTACCTCTTGGGCAAGAACCCGATTGAAATGACGTATGTGACTGGCTTTGGCTACAGAAGCCCGCGCAACCCGCATCATCGTGTGAGCGAATCTGACTTTGTTGATGATCCGGTCCCGGGCATGCTCGTGGGCGGCCCGCATTTGGGCAAGCAGGATATCAACCTCGATGGCAAGGAACTTTGGAAGTGCCCGAACTACGCTGTTGCAGACAAGCCGGCACTTGCCTACATCGATAACCGTTGCAGCTATGCAACAAACGAAGTGGCCATCAACTGGAACGCTCCGCTTGCATATCTCGCTGGCGCCTTGCAGGCCATTTACGTAGGCCACGCCAATGCGGTTGTGAAGTAA
- a CDS encoding chorismate-binding protein — protein MQIYANKVFNNPIETIEIFDPQKVQSALNRIESLQRQGYHLLGYMRYDLKNVSADAPLIYFEAFDSFQPFEEKIPNYKIGTIVKPRLSKEEYTQKIEYIKEQIKNGITYEVNYTYPSTLRTNAIGLDLYQFLLQNQKTPYNAFLQNKYETILSFSPELFFVKCGNKILTKPMKGTLKRGKTSEEDNALQEFLHNDLKNRTENVMIVDLLRNDLGRISKPGTVRADKLFEVEKHKTVFQMTSEISSELKDGTTLYDIINAIYPCGSITGAPKISTMEVIANAEPFPREVYCGAIGYIHGDEMIFSVPIRILQKKQGESEYRYDAGGAITWASTADDEWNETMTKASFLNTDFSLIETGITDFEMHLERLKNSANTLGFTWNSDLEKIKFDKSVVNRIELFKDGHFELTTRPIPAPKQNPRIKIVHKVNSSNPFLYHKTSIRLPFPKDAFDEICVNEKGEITEGTFTNIGILKDGIIYTPPIECGLLNGITRQKLLNEGKAKEKILYPSDLKTAEKIYCFNSVRGIVEVTLDE, from the coding sequence ATGCAAATATACGCCAATAAAGTATTTAATAATCCGATCGAAACGATTGAAATTTTCGACCCGCAAAAAGTCCAATCCGCACTCAACAGAATTGAATCTTTGCAACGCCAAGGCTATCACCTTCTCGGCTACATGCGCTACGACCTCAAAAACGTATCTGCCGACGCACCCCTTATCTACTTTGAAGCTTTCGATTCGTTCCAGCCGTTCGAAGAAAAAATCCCCAACTACAAAATCGGCACCATCGTAAAACCGCGCCTATCCAAAGAAGAATACACACAAAAGATTGAATACATCAAAGAGCAAATCAAGAACGGGATCACATACGAAGTCAATTACACATATCCTTCAACGTTAAGAACAAACGCAATTGGATTAGACTTGTACCAGTTCCTTTTGCAAAACCAGAAGACCCCTTACAACGCCTTTTTGCAAAATAAGTACGAGACCATCTTATCGTTTTCGCCGGAACTGTTTTTTGTGAAGTGCGGTAACAAGATTTTGACAAAGCCCATGAAGGGAACGCTCAAGCGCGGCAAGACTTCCGAAGAAGACAATGCGTTGCAAGAATTCTTGCACAACGACTTAAAGAATCGCACCGAAAACGTCATGATTGTCGACTTGCTGCGAAACGATCTCGGGAGAATTTCAAAGCCGGGAACCGTCCGCGCCGACAAGCTATTTGAAGTCGAAAAGCACAAAACCGTTTTCCAGATGACTTCCGAGATTTCATCGGAACTGAAAGACGGCACAACGCTTTACGACATCATTAATGCAATTTACCCATGCGGTTCCATCACAGGCGCGCCCAAAATTTCTACAATGGAAGTCATTGCAAATGCAGAACCGTTCCCACGAGAAGTGTACTGCGGCGCCATCGGCTACATCCACGGCGACGAAATGATTTTCTCCGTCCCCATCAGAATCTTGCAGAAAAAGCAAGGCGAATCGGAATACAGATACGATGCCGGCGGCGCCATCACGTGGGCATCTACCGCAGATGACGAATGGAATGAAACAATGACCAAAGCAAGTTTTTTAAATACCGATTTTTCGCTGATTGAAACAGGCATCACCGATTTCGAGATGCATCTTGAACGTTTGAAAAATTCAGCGAACACCCTCGGCTTCACCTGGAATAGCGACCTTGAAAAAATCAAGTTCGACAAGTCCGTTGTGAACAGGATTGAGCTTTTCAAAGATGGTCACTTTGAACTCACGACAAGACCGATTCCTGCACCCAAGCAAAATCCAAGAATCAAAATCGTACACAAAGTAAACTCATCCAATCCGTTCCTGTACCACAAAACGAGCATCCGCTTGCCATTCCCGAAAGACGCCTTTGATGAAATCTGCGTAAACGAGAAAGGCGAAATCACCGAAGGCACATTCACGAACATCGGCATTCTAAAAGATGGCATCATCTACACGCCGCCTATCGAGTGCGGGCTTTTAAACGGCATCACAAGACAAAAACTTTTAAACGAAGGCAAAGCCAAAGAAAAAATCCTGTACCCGAGTGACCTCAAGACCGCCGAGAAAATCTACTGCTTCAATTCCGTCCGCGGCATTGTGGAAGTGACGCTCGACGAATAA